TTGTGAAATACCATCCAAACCCATAAAGAGGAAATAGCATGAACACAGAAGATATCACTCGAAGCAGATAGTGAAGGCCTGCAAGTCTGACGAGGATTACATTGCCTGTTACTATTATGCTCTGAGATCTTCCGGGAACCAGGAGTTTCTGGCTACGATGGTTTCCTGAGATCCAACTTCAGGGGAGAGATGTGTCCTTATGCTGGGTTTGCGATGAACATCAGTTGAACAAAACATTGACAGGGAATACTTCTAGTGAAATAGTCTTTTTAGGTGAAAAATTCATGAAAATCATGACAGATGAGCTATATTGGGAGTTAATCAAGGAATAGTGGAAAATCCAACAATTCTTACACTCGCTTCTTTAGTCAGCACAGATGTTGTATCAACGGTAGAGATTGAATCTGTTAACCGTCAAACTCCCCCAATAGTGCGAATGATGCCTCCACCTGGATTTGTTGAGATTGCTCCGGGTCGTTGTCGAATAACAGCATATCCCCTAGAACTTATGAGAGAACGATACGGAAATAGCGTTCTCATAGGAGATATAGAACCATATCCTGCGATAACCAAAGAAGAAATTATCTGGTGGATTGAAAAGAACCGCGGATTGAGATATTACATGTGACCTAGCATTAACAGGATCTTAGTATAAACTGATTGGACTGTTGCTACTATGAAAGTTCTGATAACAGGAGGTGCCGGTTTCATCGGCTCACATCTGGCAGACCTGCTCCTTGATAGCGGATATGAAGTTCGTGCTCTTGATAACCTTGACCCCCAGGTTCACGGAGTTGGTCAGGTCAAACCTGATTACCTCTCTCCGGCCGTTGAACTTATTGTTGGTGACGTCAGAAACCATTTGGATGTCCAGCAAGCTCTTGAAGGTTGTGATATTCTTGTTCATTTTGCTGCAGCTGTCGGTGTTGGGCAATCGATGTACGAAATCGAGAGGTATACTTCGGTCAATTCCATTGGAGCGGCAGTAGTCCTCGAAGAAGCGGTCAAGGTCCGCCACAGTCTGTCCAGAATGCTGGTTGCCAGCTCCATGTCAATCTACGGGGAAGGTTTGTATCTCTGTCACAGTTGTGGAGAATTTGCTCCGAAGCTCAGGACTTCAAGGCAGCTTATGGAGAGAAACTGGGAAGTGATCTGTCCGAAGTGCGGGGAAAGCGGTGAACCCATTGCGGTTCCCGAAACAAAACCCCTTCACCCAACATCCATATATGCTGTTAACAAAAGGAGTCACGAAGAGGCTTTCCTCGCCATCGGAGAAGCATACGGCATACCGGCTACTGCTCTTAGATTCTTCAACGTGTATGGAACCCGGCAGGCTTTGTCGAACCCCTATACCGGTGTCGGAGCGATTTTCGCGTCAAGACTTCTCAATGACCATCCACCTGTGATCTTCGAAGACGGTGCTCAGAGCAGGGATTTCATACATGTGAAGGACATTTCAAGGGCATGCCTTATGACCCTTGAGAACATTGATTCCAGTGGTCTGGTGCTTAATGTGGGCACCGGCTCTCCTACAACCATACTGCAGATCGCGGAGGCGATCGCGCTGGAACTGGGCAAGCCTGTGAACGATATCATAGTGCGCAACGAATTCAGGGCGGGTGATATCAGGCATTGTTTTGCCGATGTATCTTTGTGTTCGAATGTTCTGGGGTTCAGGGCGGAGATAGATTTCAGGGAGGGGGTGTCCGATCTCTGTTCGTGGGTTGCCACCACCACTTCATCGGACCTTGTTGACAGGGCTACTTCTGAGCTGCAACAAC
This sequence is a window from Candidatus Aegiribacteria sp.. Protein-coding genes within it:
- a CDS encoding NAD-dependent epimerase/dehydratase family protein, with protein sequence MKVLITGGAGFIGSHLADLLLDSGYEVRALDNLDPQVHGVGQVKPDYLSPAVELIVGDVRNHLDVQQALEGCDILVHFAAAVGVGQSMYEIERYTSVNSIGAAVVLEEAVKVRHSLSRMLVASSMSIYGEGLYLCHSCGEFAPKLRTSRQLMERNWEVICPKCGESGEPIAVPETKPLHPTSIYAVNKRSHEEAFLAIGEAYGIPATALRFFNVYGTRQALSNPYTGVGAIFASRLLNDHPPVIFEDGAQSRDFIHVKDISRACLMTLENIDSSGLVLNVGTGSPTTILQIAEAIALELGKPVNDIIVRNEFRAGDIRHCFADVSLCSNVLGFRAEIDFREGVSDLCSWVATTTSSDLVDRATSELQQRGLTR